The following proteins are co-located in the Ensifer sp. WSM1721 genome:
- a CDS encoding SIMPL domain-containing protein: MIATRIARTVHVAAVAAVFAGAFAAAAAADDNVAGKGDKGRPEGIRGRQAVIKVSGEGRSTTAPDMAILQLSVVKDAKTAREALDANNKAMEDVLAALKQSGIAERDLQTSGFSIMPQYNYPQNNDGGNRPPELVGYQVVNGVSVRVRDLTKLGEVLDKSVTLGVNQGGGIEFTNDKPDAVITEARKAAVADAINKARVLAEAAGVSLGRLIEIAEQPDRPEPIPVARSMAKEFAADAVPVATGENAYNVTVNVTFAIEQ, encoded by the coding sequence ATGATTGCTACACGCATTGCCCGCACGGTTCATGTCGCCGCTGTCGCCGCCGTCTTTGCCGGTGCCTTCGCGGCCGCCGCGGCGGCGGACGACAACGTCGCCGGCAAGGGGGACAAGGGGCGCCCCGAGGGGATCAGGGGCCGCCAGGCGGTGATCAAGGTCTCCGGCGAGGGCCGCTCGACGACTGCTCCGGACATGGCGATCCTGCAGCTGAGCGTCGTCAAGGACGCCAAGACCGCACGCGAGGCGCTCGATGCCAACAACAAGGCGATGGAGGACGTGCTGGCGGCGCTGAAACAATCCGGCATTGCCGAGCGCGACCTGCAGACGAGCGGCTTTTCGATCATGCCGCAATACAACTACCCGCAGAACAATGACGGTGGCAACCGGCCGCCGGAGCTCGTCGGCTATCAGGTCGTCAACGGGGTTAGCGTGCGCGTGCGCGATCTTACCAAGCTAGGCGAAGTCCTCGACAAGTCGGTCACCCTCGGCGTCAATCAGGGCGGCGGCATCGAATTCACAAACGACAAGCCGGATGCTGTGATCACCGAGGCCCGCAAGGCCGCCGTCGCCGACGCCATCAACAAGGCAAGGGTTCTGGCCGAAGCGGCCGGCGTCTCGCTCGGCCGGCTGATCGAGATCGCGGAGCAGCCCGACCGGCCCGAGCCGATCCCCGTGGCGCGCAGCATGGCCAAGGAATTTGCCGCCGATGCAGTGCCGGTGGCAACCGGTGAGAACGCCTACAACGTCACCGTCAACGTGACCTTCGCCATCGAGCAGTGA
- a CDS encoding AlpA family transcriptional regulator has protein sequence MAPQPTEPRRLYSMRQVCILTTLSESTIKRLMHMGLFPKWHRVTPGRRKAFYADEVDDWIANPPPFDNPPA, from the coding sequence TTGGCCCCACAACCAACTGAACCAAGGCGGCTTTACAGCATGCGCCAGGTCTGCATACTCACCACCCTGTCGGAAAGCACCATCAAGCGGCTGATGCACATGGGACTGTTCCCCAAATGGCATCGCGTAACGCCAGGACGCCGGAAGGCCTTCTACGCGGACGAGGTCGACGACTGGATCGCTAACCCTCCGCCTTTCGACAACCCGCCAGCCTGA
- a CDS encoding cytochrome b: MLKSRHDRYGAVAISIHWLSAVLVFVLLGSGFQAAKAVDVAEKASFLRVHIPVALAVLLLTSFRIVWWWRFDQKPLAGEGSPIWQERIASWVHLAFYLVVLGMIASGVGMMILSGAAPLQ; this comes from the coding sequence ATGCTGAAGAGCAGGCATGATCGCTACGGCGCGGTGGCAATCTCGATTCATTGGCTGAGTGCCGTCCTGGTTTTCGTTTTGCTTGGCTCTGGCTTCCAGGCGGCCAAAGCCGTTGATGTAGCCGAAAAGGCGTCATTTCTTCGGGTGCACATTCCGGTGGCGCTCGCCGTGCTGCTTCTTACCTCCTTCCGCATCGTCTGGTGGTGGCGGTTCGATCAGAAGCCGCTTGCCGGTGAAGGATCGCCCATCTGGCAGGAGCGGATCGCGAGCTGGGTACATCTCGCCTTCTACTTAGTGGTGCTCGGCATGATTGCCAGCGGCGTCGGGATGATGATCCTAAGCGGCGCGGCCCCTCTTCAGTGA
- a CDS encoding cytochrome b/b6 domain-containing protein translates to MPHGFGANLLIGLLAFHAGAALYHHFIRRDGLLRRMWYGS, encoded by the coding sequence GTGCCGCATGGCTTCGGTGCCAACCTGCTGATCGGGCTGCTGGCGTTTCACGCCGGAGCGGCGCTCTACCATCATTTCATTCGACGAGATGGGCTGCTGCGTCGGATGTGGTACGGAAGCTGA
- a CDS encoding NAD-dependent formate dehydrogenase, with protein sequence MAKVVCVLYDDPVDGYPTTYARDGLPKLERYPGGQTLPTPKAIDFQPGVLLGSVSGELGLRKFLEGQGHTLVVTSDKDGPDSVFERELVDADIAISQPFWPAYLTAERIAKAAKLKLAITAGIGSDHVDLQAAIDRGITVAEVTYCNSISVSEHVVMVILALARNYIPSYQWVVKGGWNIADCVARSYDIEGMEVGTVGAGRIGTAVLRRLKPFDVRLHYTDRHRLPAAVEKELGVTFHKTAAEMVPVCDVVTINAPLHPETENLFDEAMMANMKRGAFLVNTARGKICNRDAVARALESGQLAGYAGDVWFPQPAPKDHPWRSMPHHGMTPHISGSSLSAQARYAAGTREILECWFEGRPIREEYLIVADGKLAGAGAHSYSAGDATRGSEEAARFKT encoded by the coding sequence ATGGCAAAGGTCGTTTGTGTCCTCTATGACGATCCCGTCGATGGGTATCCGACTACCTATGCGCGGGATGGCCTGCCGAAACTGGAGCGCTATCCCGGCGGCCAGACGCTTCCCACCCCGAAGGCGATCGATTTTCAGCCGGGGGTCCTGCTCGGCAGCGTCTCCGGCGAGCTCGGCTTGCGGAAATTCCTCGAAGGCCAGGGGCATACACTTGTCGTAACCTCCGACAAGGACGGTCCCGACAGCGTTTTTGAACGCGAACTTGTCGACGCCGACATCGCGATCTCGCAGCCCTTCTGGCCGGCCTACCTGACCGCCGAAAGGATCGCCAAAGCAGCCAAGCTGAAACTCGCGATCACCGCCGGCATCGGCTCGGACCATGTCGATCTGCAGGCGGCGATCGACCGCGGCATTACCGTCGCCGAGGTGACGTACTGCAATTCGATCAGCGTATCCGAGCATGTGGTCATGGTGATCCTGGCTCTCGCGCGCAACTACATCCCCTCCTACCAATGGGTGGTGAAGGGCGGCTGGAACATTGCCGATTGCGTTGCGCGTTCCTACGATATCGAGGGCATGGAGGTCGGCACGGTCGGCGCCGGGCGGATCGGCACGGCGGTGCTGCGCCGGCTGAAGCCGTTCGACGTCAGGCTGCACTATACCGACCGCCACCGCCTTCCCGCCGCGGTCGAGAAGGAGCTCGGCGTCACCTTCCACAAGACGGCGGCGGAGATGGTACCCGTCTGCGATGTCGTCACGATCAACGCGCCGCTTCACCCGGAGACGGAGAACCTCTTCGACGAAGCGATGATGGCCAACATGAAGCGCGGCGCCTTTCTGGTGAACACGGCGCGCGGCAAGATCTGCAACCGCGATGCCGTCGCCCGGGCGCTCGAAAGCGGCCAGCTCGCGGGCTATGCCGGCGATGTCTGGTTCCCACAGCCGGCGCCCAAGGATCATCCGTGGCGCTCGATGCCCCATCACGGCATGACGCCGCATATTTCGGGATCGTCGCTCTCGGCCCAGGCGCGCTATGCCGCCGGCACGCGCGAAATCCTGGAATGCTGGTTCGAAGGCCGGCCGATCCGCGAGGAATATCTGATCGTCGCCGACGGAAAGCTCGCCGGTGCAGGCGCCCACTCCTACAGCGCAGGGGATGCGACGCGCGGGTCCGAGGAGGCCGCGCGTTTCAAGACCTGA
- a CDS encoding DUF899 family protein, which produces MDVNFPNESPEYRQARERLLQREVALRREMEAVAAEIRALPPGGPVPEDYQFDHIDAHGAPAQVRLSELFRPGTDTLILYHYMFPRHRSDDRRGPSNGPMADLPLEQGPCPSCTALLDNWEGAVPHVEGLGVNIAAVAKAPIEQVAAFAAHRGWRNLKLISAANNSFKRDYHGEDEDGQQVPILTVFHKGSDGVVRLSWASELLFLPTEPGQDPRHVGTVEPMWTLLDLTPGGRPDAYEQIERHYY; this is translated from the coding sequence ATGGACGTGAACTTCCCAAACGAAAGTCCGGAATATCGCCAGGCTCGCGAAAGGCTGCTGCAGCGTGAGGTGGCCCTTCGGCGTGAAATGGAGGCTGTGGCCGCGGAGATCCGCGCACTCCCGCCGGGTGGGCCCGTTCCCGAGGATTACCAGTTCGACCACATCGACGCCCACGGGGCGCCAGCCCAGGTGCGGCTGTCCGAGCTGTTCCGGCCCGGTACCGATACCTTGATTCTCTATCACTATATGTTCCCGCGGCATCGCAGCGACGACCGGCGCGGTCCGAGCAATGGCCCGATGGCAGATCTTCCCCTTGAGCAGGGACCGTGTCCGTCCTGCACTGCATTGCTCGACAATTGGGAGGGGGCTGTCCCGCATGTCGAGGGACTCGGGGTCAACATTGCGGCAGTGGCGAAGGCGCCGATCGAGCAAGTCGCGGCCTTCGCCGCGCATCGTGGTTGGCGCAATTTGAAACTGATTTCGGCCGCCAACAACAGCTTCAAGCGCGACTACCATGGCGAGGACGAAGACGGACAGCAGGTGCCGATCCTCACGGTGTTCCACAAAGGCTCCGACGGAGTGGTGAGGCTGAGCTGGGCCTCGGAGCTGTTGTTCTTACCGACGGAGCCCGGACAGGATCCACGCCATGTCGGCACGGTCGAGCCGATGTGGACCCTCCTCGATCTTACTCCCGGTGGGCGGCCGGACGCGTACGAGCAAATTGAACGCCACTACTATTGA